From Alteromonas sp. BL110:
GTCCATTTATGTAAAACATTCACGTTTATAGTGTTCGGTAATGGCAAGTATGAAAAATGTGCCCAAAACCCGAGATAAAACGCTAATGTAAGAGGGGAGTTGCAATATCAACACCAAGGCTAAAACAAGTTAGCAATAGGACGGCTCTACTACTCGCTACCTTGAATCAAGCTTCATCAGGAGCGGTAGCTAAACAAGTGTTTTTAGTAAAAGAGGGATAGGTGGTTTAACCCTTGTCAATATACAACAATCGATACTGTGATATGACGAGTAAGTAATCTTGAGGAATATGCGAAAGAGAAAAAGGCTAGCAGGGGGCGCTAGCACTTTCAATATAATATGTAATCGCCTTTACAAGCATTTCGCTGGTTTTGGTAATCCAGCCAGTTTAGTGGCTTGCTTGGCCGGGCCTTTTTTGAAGAGTCGCTGCAGGTAGCGGCTATTACCTTTTTCTGGCCCAAACTTATTGGCCATGGCTTTCACTAAAGCACGAATCGCTGGGCTGGTTTCGTATTCTTCGTAAAATGCACGTACGAACCGAACGACTTCCCAATGGGCATCAGTAAGTTCGATGTTTTCTTGTTCAGCCAGCATTTCAACCATACCTTCTTCCCAAAGCGTGTAGTCGAGTAAATAGCCGGCTTTATCAGTAGGGATCTCTTGACCACTATAGGTAAAGCTAAAAGTTTCTTGTGTCATTAAAGGGTTACCCAATGCGTATTTTTCGCTGACAAAGCAGCAAACTCTCTGGAAGTGATAGACATGGCTTGCTTTGGCAACTTAGCACCTCTTGCCGATGCATCGCCATCGATAAATGCCAAATTAAGTGGTGATTCTTCTTTCAAGTGATTCGTTAATTCTTCAAAAAACAAACTTTCGATTGTAGGGGCGTAAACACCGTCGCCTATACAAACCACGTAGACATCTACGCTTAATTGCTCTAAGGCTGCTATTAGAAACTGCTTGTCAGCAACGGAAACGGTTGGCGTTGAAATGGAAATAAGCATTAAAAGGTCACCACATGGTCAACGCGTTGAATTAACGCAACTTTTTCAGATGAAGTTACCCATTTGCATTCAAGCTCTTCAACTAAGTCAGTGTTGGCGAGTACGTGTTCAATATCATAAGTTTCTGCGCTCATTTTACACACATAACATTCTTCGATATCGAAAAACGGCATGCTAGCCAAACGTTTAGTGTGATTTTTCAGCCCTTTGGTTGACGCCGCTTTAACCAGCTGCAGTACACCTTGGTTTTCAAACAGCACCTTAACATCGTGACCATAGTTTGTAGCGGCAAGCGCAAAGTCTAAACCGTCTTGGCTTTTCGCACTGGAAAATGGGCTTTGGGTAAATCTAATAAGTAAATGCGCCATTAGAATTGCACCAGCCTATTGCAATCATGGAGCGCGGTGAAGAATTCGCCCAAGCCTGCTTGTTCAAAAGGCGCGGTTAAATTGGCCTGAGCCAACCCATTTTCTTTCGCCTCTAACTCACTCACAATGCCTCGCTTAACGGCAGCGGTAATACATACGAGTAACTCTATCCCGTGTTCCGTTGCCAAGGTCTTCCAGCCATCAAACGCAAAAAGCTCGTCGCCCGTTTTCAGCATTAAGTTGTTAGTGTGGTGTACACCTTCGCTGTAAAAGAAAACGTTGTTTATTACATCACCATTATCAATAACACCTTGCGCAAAGGAGAGGGCACGTAGTGCCGTGTCGCCTTGAAACGGTGATGATGTGATAAGTATTGAATATTCTGCCATACAAATAAAAACACCCCGGTCAAGGGGTGTTTATCTTTTCAACCTTTAACGCTAAACTAATCGTCGCCGCCAAACGCACCTAGAAGGTGAAGGATAGACGTGAACAAGTTATAGATGTTCAAGTATAGCGAAACTGTAGCGCGAATGTAGTTTGTTTCACCACCGTGGATGATACGGCTTGTATCAAACAAGATGAAACCAGACATGATGAACACAATCGCTGCACTAATTGCTAGGCTTACCGCCGGTACTGCGAAGAAGATATTCGCAATAGCAGCTACAAGCACTACAACTAAACCTACAACCAAGAAGCCACCCATAAACGAGAAGTCTTTCTTAGTAGTAAGGGCATAGCCAGATAGCGCAAAGAACACAAGTGCTGTTGCACCCAGTGCTTCCATGATTAGGCCAGGACCAGCTACACCTAAATAGAAATTAAGCGTGTAACCTAGTGAAGCACCCATTAAACCAGTGAATGCAAACACCCAGTAAATACCAGACGCTGAATCCGCTTTTTTCTGGACTACAAAAAGAGTAATAAATGCGCCGATAGTCATAACAAGAGACATCATAGGAGAAATGCCTACCGCCATTGCTATACCAGCACAAACCGCACTAAACGCTAGTGTCATCGCAAGCAGCATATAGGTGTTGCGTAGAACCTTGTTCGTCTGCAATACCGATGGTTGAGATGCACTTGAATACATCGAACGTTGATCCATTGTTTCCTCCAATAGGACTTATGATATGACCAAAATGGTACACAATTATTTAGTGTATGTTGTATGGGTTTTAGTTCCCATTTTCAAGTAGTTTCAGATGAAAATGGTGTCAGGTGAATATAAAAACATCTTTTATACGTGCTAAACAGCGTATTTGATTGAAATCTCGGCACTTAGACAACTTTTTTAATTTTTCGCTTTACAGTCATAAAAATATCATTAAGATACGCAGCACTTCAGGAGAGTTGGCAGAGCCCGGTTTAATGCACCTGACTTGAAATCAGACGTGGGGTCAAACCCACCGGGGGTTCGAATCCCTCACTCTCCGCCATATTATGAAAACCCGCACATTGTTGCGGGTTTTTTTATGCCTATCTGCCACGTTAAACTTTCGTATAAGACCACAGTCGCATTGTTACATTCCATTCACATGTTTAGGCTTGCGTTTTCTTCGCGCAATCTAAAGGTGTTATGTGTCACAGGAAAGTTCTTCTTATCAAAATCTTCACAAACCGAGCAGTAGCTTTAAATCACGAGACGATTATTTAAACCACGAATTACAAATACTTTCTCCTAAACGTTGGCGGTTAAACCTACCTGGTAAAGATTATCGCGTTGAGTGGGAAGACTTTGTGCCCGGTATGGCTGCAACCATAGGTAAAATTGTTATGGTTGCCGCCGTCGTTGGTGCATTCGCAGCGCCGCTTGGTTTATCACCTGAATTTGTTATTGAAAACGTACGCTTCGAGTTACTTATAGCCGCCGTATTGTTCGTTGTTTTGATTTCAGGTTTTCTTAACCCGTCTGCCAATTTAGCGGGAACCCATGGGCCGCTTTTGCCACTGGTGCCTCTTATCGTTGCTTCTGGTGGTCACCCCATGGCGCTCGGCCTGCTCATCGGTTTGTTTGGTTTCATATTAGGCATAACAAAGGGCGGTAGCATACTCGCTAAACTCACCAGTAACGGTGTGTGTGGTGGGCTATTGCTATATTTAGGTTTCATAGGCATTACAGGCCAGGTTAAGAAGCTATTTGCTTGGGCAGAGAGCTTCGACATGGCTTATTTAGCCTTTGTAGTGCTGATTGCCACTATTCTTATGTACGCATGGCTAGAGCATATTAAAAAGCGCTGGTTAGCCATTCCACTTGGCGCAGTGATGGCTGCAGTAATAGCTTTTGCTTTTGGCGCACCGTTTGAGTTCACCACATCGCCGGGTATGCCTAATTTGAACCCTGCATATTGGTGGGGCGAAGACACAGGCTGGAAACTAGGCTTACCAGACTGGTCGCACTTTATTGCAGTGCTTCCTTTTGCTGTACTCGCAGTGTCTATGTGGTCGCCAGACTTTTTGGGGCATCAAGTTTTTCAAAAGCTTAGCTACCCTAAAAAAAGTGAAAGGGCGCACATGAATATCGATGACACCATGATTGCAGCTTCAAGCCGTCAAGCAGTAGGAAGCTTATTGGGAGGTGGTAATATATCCTCTTCGTGGGGAACCTACATTATCCCTGCGTCTATTGCTCGCAGACCCATTCCCGGTGGCGCATTAGTTACCGGGCTATTGTGTGTTGTCGCCGCGCTGTGGGGTTATCCTATGGACCTAGCTATTTGGCCTCCAGTACTCTGTGTGGCTTTAATTGTTGGCGTGTTCCTTCCGTTAATGGAAGCGGGTATGCAAATGACACGAGAAGGAAAAACAACCCAGTCTGCGGCATTGGTCGTCATTTCGTCTGTGCTAGTTAACCCTGTATTTGGGTGGTCTTTTACCATGCTATTAGATAATTTGGGTGTAGTTGGATGTAAAGACAGGGCAGGTGACTTAGGCAAAGCTGGGCGCTGGGTGATTCCTGGTATTACTTTCTTAGTGCTGTGTACGGTTATGGCATTAATCGGTATGTTCCCTGGTGTGCCAGCAATAATGGAAAGCTTTAGAATGTAGTGTCAAAAGCATACGGCGTGGGAGCTTTCTTCCACTCCGTGATTTCGCTA
This genomic window contains:
- the tusD gene encoding sulfurtransferase complex subunit TusD; its protein translation is MAEYSILITSSPFQGDTALRALSFAQGVIDNGDVINNVFFYSEGVHHTNNLMLKTGDELFAFDGWKTLATEHGIELLVCITAAVKRGIVSELEAKENGLAQANLTAPFEQAGLGEFFTALHDCNRLVQF
- a CDS encoding DsrE family protein, whose translation is MAHLLIRFTQSPFSSAKSQDGLDFALAATNYGHDVKVLFENQGVLQLVKAASTKGLKNHTKRLASMPFFDIEECYVCKMSAETYDIEHVLANTDLVEELECKWVTSSEKVALIQRVDHVVTF
- a CDS encoding TusE/DsrC/DsvC family sulfur relay protein; this translates as MTQETFSFTYSGQEIPTDKAGYLLDYTLWEEGMVEMLAEQENIELTDAHWEVVRFVRAFYEEYETSPAIRALVKAMANKFGPEKGNSRYLQRLFKKGPAKQATKLAGLPKPAKCL
- a CDS encoding DUF3360 family protein, encoding MSQESSSYQNLHKPSSSFKSRDDYLNHELQILSPKRWRLNLPGKDYRVEWEDFVPGMAATIGKIVMVAAVVGAFAAPLGLSPEFVIENVRFELLIAAVLFVVLISGFLNPSANLAGTHGPLLPLVPLIVASGGHPMALGLLIGLFGFILGITKGGSILAKLTSNGVCGGLLLYLGFIGITGQVKKLFAWAESFDMAYLAFVVLIATILMYAWLEHIKKRWLAIPLGAVMAAVIAFAFGAPFEFTTSPGMPNLNPAYWWGEDTGWKLGLPDWSHFIAVLPFAVLAVSMWSPDFLGHQVFQKLSYPKKSERAHMNIDDTMIAASSRQAVGSLLGGGNISSSWGTYIIPASIARRPIPGGALVTGLLCVVAALWGYPMDLAIWPPVLCVALIVGVFLPLMEAGMQMTREGKTTQSAALVVISSVLVNPVFGWSFTMLLDNLGVVGCKDRAGDLGKAGRWVIPGITFLVLCTVMALIGMFPGVPAIMESFRM
- a CDS encoding Bax inhibitor-1/YccA family protein, with translation MDQRSMYSSASQPSVLQTNKVLRNTYMLLAMTLAFSAVCAGIAMAVGISPMMSLVMTIGAFITLFVVQKKADSASGIYWVFAFTGLMGASLGYTLNFYLGVAGPGLIMEALGATALVFFALSGYALTTKKDFSFMGGFLVVGLVVVLVAAIANIFFAVPAVSLAISAAIVFIMSGFILFDTSRIIHGGETNYIRATVSLYLNIYNLFTSILHLLGAFGGDD